The segment ACCTGGGAGGGAAACCCAACGTACGAAGTATATAGCTTCACTGTTGGCTTTACGTATGAACAAGACAGGCACGTGGCTTCCATCTGTTCCTGTCGTCTATGTACTTACAcgcataaatgtatgtgtgtatacacacacacatatacacatatatgtgcacggGTTTTTCCCCCATGTCTCCTGTAGAATTAGCAGTAGAGAGAAGGTGTGCCTGTGGACACGACATACCGTCGTACGGACGGTAAGCTACCAGAGGAAGCTGTTTGGATAAGGAAACTCCAGCTTCTGGTGGCAGGTTTGTTTGTGATGGGCAGTGAGGAAGCCCCACAGGCTAAGAAGTACTAAAGGGCTGGAGAGTGGAGGAGTTTAAGAAGCCTCACCCTAGAGAGAGACCAGTTTTTTCCTGGGAGAGGAGTGTCAAGGAGATAATCCAGGCAAGTTGTTACTAGAACGTGGAGGAAGAGAACACTTTCACCTGGGGTGAGTTAAGGTCACTTCACTCAAGTTTCCTTaatctttaatgtagaagatttACTCACGGCCCTCCCAGCGTTGTTTTTCCCTAGAGCTATTCCCTAGTTTGGCGTAGCACTTGGTCATTTGCATTTAAGAGTTGCTTTAACCTTTTAATTAAGTTAATTGCTTTAATTCGACCAGAGTACTGAGAGTAGGTACTGAATACCGTTTTATATTCTTTTCCAAAATCAAAAAAATAACTTGAGAAAAGGAAAACTCGTTGTCTGCCAGCCTCTCTGTGTCTGTAATTAGCAGAAAatagaacccaggtttcttgaCTCAGTTcccatgctctttccattatgcagGCTACCTCTTAAATGTCTTGTTCGAAATCAAGGGCCCTGTGATAAATTTTATATGGAAgaatataaatgtgtatacatacacgtgtttgtgtgtatatatatatatacatatatgtacatatatatgcaaatataatatacacatacacataaatactaGGGCTGGCCAGAAAGTGGGACTTGTGGAAGAAATGAAGGCAAGGCTTGCTTAACAGGTTTCAGGTGTCTTCCCCAGTCTTGAATAGTTTTTGATACAGTCCAATATCTTTTCTGGTAGTTAGTCAGCAAGTATCTCTTATGTATTAAGTGCTAGGCTTTGGCgatacaaagaagcaaaaataatccCCTTCTCtcaggaaatgaaagaaagaataaaaggaggtCTACCGCTTTTACAAGTAGAGCTAGATATTTACGCagagaagcaaacatttttaattttgctAATTTGTGTAGTTCACTGCAGTTTGTAATTTATATTTCAAATCATTTTCTGTGACTGATGTTTACAATTTTCATTGTGACTGAAAGAGTAATGCTAAATTTTAATGAAAGTGATACCCTGTTGCTTTAGAGAAAAAGTCTTCCACAGAGTGGCTATAAAAATGGGACTTTTAAAAAACTGGTAATTCCGGAATAAGACaacaaacaagatatatttgctgaaaacatttattttaaataagggCTCCCAATTAATGTTAACTTTCTTTAATAGTTTTGGTGTCAAGGAACATTCGagatggctgcagcatcagggaaaGGATCGATACGAAAAGCAAAATCATTTACTGTAAAGACATCGCTAAATAACCCATATGCTATCAACTGGAGTACTTTGGAAAGAGATGATATGCACTTCATATTACACACACTGGAAGAAAGATTTAAACATGTTGGACTTCAAAAGATTGAgaatccaaagaagaaaaaacagccTTTTTCAAAAAGACAAACCAAAGAAAAAGGTACTGTTGATAATGATGAAGTTCCAAAGCAAAAAGGAACAGAAATCAGCCAGAAAGTACCAGGATGGACTCCTGTACATATCAGGAGACAACTTGCTATTGGAATTAATGAAGTTACCAGAGCTCTAGAGAAAAATGAACTTCTTTTAGTTCTAGTGTGCAAATCTGTCAAACCTGCTATGATGACCTCCCACTTGATTCAGTTGAGCATCAGCAGAGATGTACCTGCTTGCCAGGTTCCTCGCCTTAGTGATAGCATCGCACCTGTTATTGGTTTAAAGTGTGTTCTAGCTCTGGGTTTCAAAAAAAACACCGAAGCCTTTGTTGACGAACTAAAAGCTATAATTCCCAGGGTACCTAGTTTACATGTGCCATGGCTTCAAGACAAAACTAAAGATTCCCTGGAAGATACAGAATGTGAAACTTTAGAAATGCAAGATACAAGTGTTTTAGAAACCTCCTTTGAAGAACTTACTAAGAATAAGCGGAAACTTGTTGAATGTCAGCAAGATACTTCTGCTGTAACTTTACAGCccctaaaaataaagaaactgattcCAAATCCCAATAAGATAAGGAAgccaccaaaaaataaaaaaaacactgTAAAATAACGTGTGAAACataatttgtaaaacatttttcataattaaaactaatttctaaaaatgaattACTTTTACATGTGTCCTTGCTATATTATAGCTCATTAAATgttccttgttaaaaaaaaaaaaatgttagggcACAAACGGATCTAGGTTTAAACCAGTATTTGAGTGCAtcagttattaaaaaaaacctgagtataaaaacaaaaaattattaaatgttcAAACTgatataaattctttttaagaGGCCAGTAAGATGCTGGTTTGTGAGAACATCTGTATTTCATCATACCTGTCTTTCAGTCAAAATCATCCTGCCACAGCAGATGTTGTTCTTAATCATAGTGCAGATAAAATTGCATTATAGCTGCATTATTCTTATCTAATATACTCAGCCATGAGAAAACTGGACTACAAATGGTCTTTTGGAAACAGTCCACTTAATCTTTAAATTTGGGGTATCAATTTGTATTGAATTTAGCTGATAAAGGAAATCAGTTGTCATAATTCATGCTTTGTACGTGTCTTAAAGTGGTTgttcattttctccctctatcGTACATCTTGAGGTGGATTCATTTTTGTTAATTTAGGCTTCCATTTCATGAAGGACTTGTCGGGAAAAAAGAACACATGATTGCCTGGGAGAAAATGGGTTTGTATCATATAATGCAGGGAGGAATGGGAAAGCTAGACTTCATACTGCCAGAGTTAATTTCTTGGCCTAattttagtcattttgcataAAATATGGCACTTGTGTATATTCTAGATTAGATGGGAGGGGGAGTAATACTTTTAAATAAGAATTATAGgaaattagtttaaaaataaaatgaaaggttccCGATGCCATAAATCTTAAATACatgaaaaacacattttcttGTGGTATTCAGAGagatatcaaattaaaaaaaaaatccaaaaatgttttttgttgctgcaACTATTTCTGGAACAGGGTTTCATAACCCTGTGTCTGTacacttactttaaaaaaaattgctgactttcaatgtaatttgtttcctttgtattcctatatattttattctatatatttaaaaacattcttagaaGGGGTCCCATAAGATTTATCTCACTCCTacaggggtccatgacacaaaggttaagaacaccctactttaagaatttttaaaagggagcTGATATGTATTTTCTTATAGTTGGTTTATTTTCAGTAGTGAAAAACTGAAATGTCCAATGACATTTGGATAAATGATGGCTGAATAAAtaatggtatattaatgtaatgaaacACTATGCCAAAGAAATGACACggacaaagaaatgaaatgcaAGGAGGCAAATATCAGTTGTCAAACTGATGTTCTACGGctgtattaaaaaaaacctgaaaagccACAAAAGAAAACACCCAGGTGAATGAAGAAAGGGGGCATgtcagttttttatttttacaactaATATGCAAGGAGTTTGAATTTTGATGTTCTTCCTGGAGGTCTCCTCTGTGTGTTGAGAGGGTTTAATAGTAAATTTCAAAGGTTCTTTTTGGGTAgaaataatttttggttttaataGAGCAGAATGTTTTGGAATTATATGTGTTTTCAGACAGTGTGGTAGTTCCTTAAATTTTATGAAA is part of the Notamacropus eugenii isolate mMacEug1 chromosome 3, mMacEug1.pri_v2, whole genome shotgun sequence genome and harbors:
- the RPP38 gene encoding ribonuclease P protein subunit p38, which gives rise to MAAASGKGSIRKAKSFTVKTSLNNPYAINWSTLERDDMHFILHTLEERFKHVGLQKIENPKKKKQPFSKRQTKEKGTVDNDEVPKQKGTEISQKVPGWTPVHIRRQLAIGINEVTRALEKNELLLVLVCKSVKPAMMTSHLIQLSISRDVPACQVPRLSDSIAPVIGLKCVLALGFKKNTEAFVDELKAIIPRVPSLHVPWLQDKTKDSLEDTECETLEMQDTSVLETSFEELTKNKRKLVECQQDTSAVTLQPLKIKKLIPNPNKIRKPPKNKKNTVK